From the Rhodoferax sp. WC2427 genome, one window contains:
- the ntrC gene encoding nitrogen regulation protein NR(I) — MKPIWIVDDDQSIRFVLEKALLREDLPTRSFTNPRDVLTALESATDEDGPQILVSDIRMPGGSGLDLLEKVKLMHPGLPVIIMTAFSDLDSAVSAFQGGAFEYLPKPFDLPKAVELIRRAVEESQREEVAEERMAAAPEMLGQAPAMQDVFRAIGRLSQSNVTVMITGESGSGKELVARALHKHSPRANGPFVAINTAAIPKDLLESELFGHERGAFTGAQTMRRGRFEQADGGTLFLDEIGDMPFDLQTRLLRVLSDGHFYRVGGHNAVKAQVRVIAATHQDLEQRVRDGVFREDLFHRLNVIRLRLPALRERVEDVPMLTRHFLQQSAKQLGVEPKRISDAALAQIALFPFPGNVRQLENLCHWLTVMAPAQTIEPKDLPPDVLGVTVPPSSLGHTTATRLVGVPLVPADTGPEVDADPAFPPGAEPLRPADAHAHAPTAQSGWELGLEAEALELLANDRHDVWDVLSRRFESKLILTALHNTRGRRIEAAQKLGIGRNTITRKIQELGLE; from the coding sequence ATGAAGCCGATCTGGATAGTAGACGACGACCAATCCATCCGCTTTGTTCTGGAGAAAGCGCTGCTGCGCGAAGACCTGCCGACCCGCAGCTTTACCAATCCGCGCGACGTGCTGACTGCGCTGGAATCCGCCACCGACGAAGACGGCCCGCAAATCCTGGTCAGCGACATCCGCATGCCCGGCGGCTCCGGCCTGGACCTGCTGGAGAAGGTCAAGCTCATGCACCCCGGCCTGCCGGTGATCATCATGACCGCCTTCTCCGACCTGGACAGCGCCGTGTCGGCCTTCCAGGGCGGCGCGTTCGAGTACCTGCCCAAGCCGTTTGACCTGCCCAAGGCGGTGGAACTGATCCGCCGCGCGGTGGAAGAGAGCCAGCGCGAAGAAGTGGCCGAAGAACGCATGGCCGCCGCCCCGGAAATGCTGGGCCAGGCCCCGGCCATGCAGGACGTGTTCCGCGCGATTGGCCGCCTCAGCCAGAGCAACGTCACGGTGATGATCACCGGCGAGTCCGGCTCCGGCAAAGAGCTGGTAGCCCGTGCATTGCACAAGCACTCACCGCGCGCCAATGGGCCCTTTGTAGCTATCAATACTGCAGCAATCCCGAAAGACCTGCTGGAGAGCGAGTTGTTTGGCCACGAGCGCGGGGCCTTTACCGGTGCGCAAACCATGCGCCGTGGCCGCTTTGAGCAGGCCGATGGCGGCACGCTGTTTCTGGACGAAATCGGCGACATGCCGTTCGATCTGCAAACCCGGCTGTTGCGGGTGCTGAGCGACGGGCATTTCTACCGCGTCGGTGGCCACAACGCCGTCAAAGCCCAGGTGCGCGTGATTGCCGCTACCCACCAGGATCTGGAGCAACGCGTGCGCGATGGCGTGTTCCGCGAAGATTTGTTCCACCGCCTGAACGTCATCCGCCTGCGCCTGCCCGCGCTGCGCGAGCGGGTGGAAGACGTGCCCATGCTGACCCGGCACTTTTTGCAGCAAAGCGCCAAGCAGCTCGGCGTGGAGCCCAAGCGCATTTCCGACGCGGCGCTGGCGCAGATTGCGCTGTTCCCGTTTCCTGGCAACGTGCGCCAGCTGGAAAACCTGTGCCACTGGCTCACCGTGATGGCCCCGGCCCAGACCATCGAGCCCAAAGACCTTCCGCCCGATGTGCTGGGTGTCACCGTGCCGCCCTCCAGTCTGGGCCACACCACGGCAACCCGCCTCGTTGGCGTGCCGCTGGTCCCTGCGGACACCGGTCCCGAGGTGGATGCCGACCCCGCCTTCCCGCCTGGTGCCGAGCCCTTGCGGCCCGCAGATGCCCACGCCCATGCCCCGACGGCACAGAGCGGCTGGGAGCTCGGCCTGGAGGCTGAGGCGTTGGAGCTGCTGGCCAACGACCGGCACGACGTGTGGGACGTGCTATCGCGCCGGTTCGAGTCCAAACTCATCCTCACCGCTCTGCATAACACCCGGGGTCGCCGCATCGAGGCGGCGCAAAAACTCGGCATTGGCCGCAACACCATCACCCGCAAGATCCAGGAGCTGGGTCTGGAGTAG
- the glnL gene encoding nitrogen regulation protein NR(II) — MTLPTHPYIARFHAFDLLATLVAVLASDGAVLFANAALEDALGTSRRTIEGSHFPDCFTEPHILQNALEGAGSNEFAALRYDAWLKRLNHEPVPVHVILAQTERPGEIIIELLPQEQQAKQDREERLIDQAQANKELIRNLAHEIKNPLGGIRGAAQLLEMEIESRELIEYTQVIIHEADRLQSLVDRLLAPHRRPHVVGDVNIHEICERVRSLILAEFPRGLRIEREYDVSIPEFRGDREQLIQAVLNVAHNATQALAERIAEGDAEITFRSRIARQVTFGKQRYRLALELHVIDNGPGVPESIKDRIFYPLVSGREGGSGLGLTLAQTFVQQHHGLIECDSVPGRTDFKLLIPLP, encoded by the coding sequence TTGACACTCCCCACCCACCCCTACATCGCGCGCTTTCACGCGTTTGATCTGCTGGCCACCCTGGTGGCGGTGCTGGCCAGCGACGGCGCGGTGCTGTTTGCCAATGCGGCCCTGGAAGACGCGCTGGGCACCTCGCGCCGCACCATCGAGGGCTCGCACTTTCCCGACTGCTTCACCGAGCCACACATCCTGCAAAACGCGCTGGAAGGTGCTGGCAGCAACGAATTTGCCGCGCTGCGCTACGACGCCTGGCTCAAGCGCTTGAACCACGAGCCGGTGCCGGTGCATGTGATCCTGGCGCAGACCGAGCGCCCCGGCGAGATCATCATTGAACTGCTGCCGCAGGAGCAGCAGGCCAAGCAAGACCGCGAAGAGCGCCTGATCGACCAGGCGCAGGCCAACAAGGAACTGATCCGCAACCTGGCCCACGAGATCAAGAACCCGCTGGGCGGCATCCGTGGGGCAGCGCAGTTGCTGGAGATGGAGATCGAGTCGCGCGAGCTGATCGAATACACCCAGGTCATCATCCACGAGGCCGACCGGCTGCAAAGCCTGGTCGACCGCCTGCTGGCCCCGCACAGACGCCCGCACGTGGTGGGCGACGTGAATATCCACGAAATTTGCGAACGCGTGCGCTCCCTGATCCTGGCCGAGTTTCCGCGCGGGCTGCGCATCGAGCGCGAGTACGACGTGTCTATCCCCGAGTTTCGCGGCGACCGCGAACAGCTCATCCAGGCGGTGCTCAACGTGGCCCATAACGCCACCCAGGCCCTGGCCGAACGCATTGCCGAGGGCGATGCCGAAATCACATTCCGCAGCCGGATTGCGCGCCAGGTCACATTTGGAAAGCAGCGTTACCGATTGGCACTGGAATTGCATGTCATCGATAACGGCCCGGGGGTTCCCGAGTCGATCAAGGACCGCATTTTTTATCCGCTGGTGTCGGGCAGGGAAGGTGGGTCCGGGCTGGGGCTGACGTTGGCGCAAACCTTTGTTCAGCAACACCACGGCTTGATCGAATGTGACAGTGTCCCGGGCCGCACGGATTTCAAATTACTCATACCCCTGCCTTGA
- the glnA gene encoding type I glutamate--ammonia ligase, with amino-acid sequence MAKTVADVMKMVKENEVKFVDFRFTDTRGKEHHVTVPVSHFDEDKFTSGHAFDGSSIAGWKGIEASDMQLMPDANTANIDPFFEETTMILTCDVIDPADGKPYERDPRSLAKRAEAYMKASGLGDTAYFGPEPEFFVFDSVRWANDMSGCFFKIDSEEASWNTGKEYEHGNSGHRPSVKGGYFPVPPVDSFQDMRSEMCLVLESLGIPVEVHHHEVANAGQMELGTKFSTLIERADWVQLQKYVIQNVAHSYGKTATFMPKPIVGDNGSGMHVHQSVWKDGKNLFAGDSYAGLSEYALYYIGGIIKHARALNAITNPGTNSYKRLVPGYEAPVKLAYSAKNRSASIRIPFVANPKGRRVEARFPDPLMNPYLGFAALLMAGLDGVENKIHPGEAATKDLYHLPPEEDKLIPTVCHSLDQALECLDKDRAFLTKGGVFTDAYIDAYIELKMTEVTRMRMATHPVEFDMYYSL; translated from the coding sequence ATGGCAAAGACCGTCGCTGACGTGATGAAGATGGTGAAAGAGAACGAAGTCAAGTTTGTTGACTTCCGCTTCACCGATACCCGTGGCAAAGAGCACCACGTGACCGTGCCGGTGTCCCATTTCGACGAAGACAAGTTCACTTCGGGCCACGCGTTCGACGGTTCTTCTATCGCCGGCTGGAAGGGAATTGAGGCTTCGGACATGCAACTCATGCCCGACGCCAACACCGCCAACATCGACCCGTTCTTCGAAGAAACGACGATGATCCTGACCTGTGACGTGATCGACCCCGCCGACGGCAAGCCCTACGAGCGCGATCCCCGTTCGCTGGCCAAGCGCGCCGAAGCCTACATGAAGGCCTCTGGTCTGGGCGACACAGCCTACTTCGGACCTGAGCCGGAATTCTTCGTTTTCGACAGCGTGCGTTGGGCCAACGACATGTCGGGCTGCTTCTTCAAGATCGACTCCGAAGAAGCCTCCTGGAACACCGGCAAGGAATACGAACACGGCAACTCCGGCCACCGTCCTTCCGTCAAGGGCGGCTACTTCCCCGTGCCACCCGTGGACAGCTTCCAGGACATGCGCTCCGAGATGTGCCTGGTGCTCGAATCCCTGGGCATCCCGGTCGAAGTGCACCACCACGAAGTGGCCAACGCCGGCCAAATGGAACTGGGCACCAAGTTCAGCACGCTGATCGAGCGCGCCGACTGGGTTCAGCTGCAAAAGTACGTGATCCAGAACGTTGCGCACTCCTACGGCAAAACCGCCACTTTCATGCCCAAGCCCATCGTGGGTGACAACGGCTCCGGCATGCACGTGCACCAGTCGGTCTGGAAAGATGGCAAGAACCTGTTTGCTGGCGACAGCTATGCCGGTTTGAGCGAATACGCCCTGTACTACATCGGCGGCATCATCAAGCACGCCCGTGCCCTGAACGCCATCACCAACCCCGGTACCAACAGCTACAAGCGCCTGGTACCTGGCTACGAAGCCCCGGTGAAGCTGGCGTACTCGGCCAAGAACCGCTCGGCCTCGATCCGTATTCCTTTCGTGGCCAACCCCAAGGGCCGCCGCGTAGAAGCACGTTTCCCCGATCCACTGATGAACCCTTACCTCGGCTTTGCAGCCCTGTTGATGGCCGGTCTGGACGGCGTGGAAAACAAGATCCATCCTGGCGAAGCTGCCACCAAGGATCTGTACCATCTGCCTCCCGAGGAAGACAAGCTGATCCCTACCGTCTGCCACAGCCTGGACCAAGCGCTCGAATGCCTGGACAAAGACCGTGCGTTCCTGACCAAGGGCGGCGTGTTCACCGACGCGTACATTGACGCGTACATCGAACTGAAGATGACCGAAGTGACCCGCATGCGCATGGCCACCCACCCGGTCGAATTCGACATGTACTACTCGCTCTAA
- a CDS encoding competence/damage-inducible protein A, giving the protein MTLDLPTFRPLESAPTFGLVIVGDEILSGKRADKHLPKVIELLAARGLQLSYADYVGDDPARITSTLQRAFASGDVVFSTGGIGATPDDHTRQCAARALGLPLALHPQAEALIRERMQDTARDQGLPYEPTHPDNIHRLNMGVFPQGAQIIPNPYNKIPGFSMGHVHFVPGFPVMAWPMVAWVLDQYYRPWFQQAAWIEKSVIVFGAMEATLTPLMEALERQFDGVKVFSLPSVDHPEYGRHIELGVKGTPELVAHAYPALLAGLHGFDAKLGPELVRS; this is encoded by the coding sequence ATGACGCTGGATCTACCTACCTTCCGCCCCCTTGAGTCCGCGCCCACTTTTGGGCTGGTGATCGTCGGCGACGAAATCTTGTCGGGCAAACGCGCCGACAAACACCTGCCCAAAGTGATCGAACTATTGGCCGCACGCGGCTTGCAGCTCAGCTACGCCGATTACGTGGGCGACGACCCGGCGCGCATCACCAGCACCTTGCAGCGGGCGTTTGCCTCGGGCGATGTGGTGTTTTCCACCGGTGGCATCGGTGCCACGCCTGACGACCACACCCGCCAGTGCGCCGCCCGTGCCCTGGGCCTGCCGCTGGCGTTGCACCCGCAGGCCGAGGCCCTGATCCGCGAACGCATGCAGGACACCGCCCGCGACCAGGGCCTGCCCTACGAACCCACGCACCCGGACAACATCCACCGCCTGAACATGGGCGTGTTTCCGCAGGGCGCGCAAATCATTCCTAACCCCTACAACAAGATCCCTGGCTTCAGCATGGGCCATGTGCACTTTGTGCCCGGTTTTCCGGTGATGGCCTGGCCGATGGTGGCCTGGGTGCTCGACCAATACTACCGGCCCTGGTTCCAGCAGGCGGCCTGGATCGAGAAGTCGGTGATCGTGTTTGGCGCCATGGAGGCTACGCTGACGCCATTGATGGAGGCGCTGGAGCGCCAGTTCGACGGGGTCAAGGTGTTCAGCCTGCCCAGCGTGGACCACCCTGAATACGGCCGCCATATCGAACTGGGGGTGAAGGGCACACCGGAACTGGTGGCCCACGCCTACCCGGCATTGCTGGCGGGTCTGCATGGTTTCGATGCCAAACTAGGCCCCGAACTGGTGCGTAGTTGA
- a CDS encoding EI24 domain-containing protein — protein sequence MKLLLDSFWRAAAYCMHHRVIALSFLPLLLMVALSLGVGYFYWEPALDMVRGMLDASVWVGRMWTWLESAGVGQLKVALAPLLVIFAVTPFIVVLSLLAVALMMTPALVALVAERRFPQLEKKKGGTFIGGLFWSLGSILLALVAIVVSIPLWLVPPLILVLPPLIWGWLTYRVMSYDALALHASKEERREIYRRHRITLMGMGVLTGYLGAAPSLVWASGALFAAAFVVLVPLAIWIYTLVFAFSSLWFAHYVLAALETLRAETAAPVVPAPAPLEILEPVQPKPPYDAGSTYLPPP from the coding sequence ATGAAACTGCTTTTGGACTCTTTTTGGCGTGCTGCAGCGTACTGCATGCACCACCGCGTGATTGCGCTCTCGTTCCTGCCTCTGCTGCTCATGGTGGCCCTGTCCCTGGGTGTAGGGTACTTTTACTGGGAACCGGCACTGGACATGGTGCGCGGCATGCTGGACGCGTCCGTTTGGGTGGGCCGCATGTGGACCTGGCTGGAAAGCGCGGGCGTGGGCCAGCTCAAGGTGGCGTTGGCACCCTTGCTGGTGATCTTCGCCGTCACACCGTTCATCGTGGTGTTGTCGCTGCTGGCGGTGGCCCTGATGATGACCCCGGCGCTGGTGGCGTTGGTGGCCGAGCGCCGTTTTCCCCAGTTGGAAAAAAAGAAGGGCGGTACCTTTATTGGCGGGCTGTTCTGGTCGCTGGGCTCCATTCTGCTGGCCCTGGTGGCGATCGTGGTGTCGATTCCCCTGTGGCTGGTGCCGCCGCTGATCCTGGTGCTGCCGCCATTGATCTGGGGCTGGTTGACCTACCGCGTCATGTCTTACGACGCTTTGGCCCTGCATGCCAGCAAGGAAGAGCGCCGTGAGATCTACCGCCGCCACCGTATCACCCTGATGGGCATGGGCGTGTTGACGGGCTACCTGGGGGCAGCACCCAGTCTGGTATGGGCTTCTGGGGCCTTGTTTGCCGCCGCTTTCGTGGTGCTGGTGCCTCTGGCCATCTGGATCTACACCCTGGTATTTGCCTTTTCGTCGCTCTGGTTCGCCCATTACGTGTTGGCCGCTCTGGAAACCCTGCGGGCCGAGACTGCCGCGCCCGTCGTCCCGGCACCTGCACCGCTGGAAATTCTGGAACCTGTTCAACCAAAACCCCCCTATGACGCTGGATCTACCTACCTTCCGCCCCCTTGA
- a CDS encoding sterol desaturase family protein: MDFLSNLFSDAQQWLFEAAVQPIVFGLGFGGWVEQAFTATGWLLVGLLQLLVLVAVLGPLQRWRPVEPVRDRAVVRIDIIYTLLHRLGVFRLLLFFTLDPLMDGLFGDLRVAGIATFHLDALWPGVTDQPVFSFALYLVAFDLLGYWVHRCQHQFAWWWSLHALHHSQRQMTLWSDNRNHLLDSVIGDVIFAVAAQLVGVAPGQFIAIVACTQLSESLQHANLRLWFGQVGERLWVSPRFHRRHHSIGIGHESAGKNTLGGHNFGVLLPWWDMLFGTANFELRYDPTGIRDQLAEEGAHDYGQGFWQQQWLGLRRLWTVLR, from the coding sequence ATGGATTTTCTGAGCAACCTGTTTTCTGACGCGCAGCAGTGGCTGTTTGAAGCGGCTGTCCAGCCCATCGTGTTTGGCCTGGGCTTTGGCGGATGGGTGGAGCAAGCCTTTACCGCCACGGGTTGGCTGCTGGTCGGTCTGCTGCAACTGCTGGTGCTGGTGGCCGTGCTGGGGCCTTTGCAGCGTTGGCGGCCTGTGGAGCCGGTGCGCGACCGGGCGGTGGTGCGCATTGACATCATTTACACGCTATTGCACCGACTGGGCGTCTTCCGGCTGCTGCTGTTTTTCACCCTCGACCCGCTGATGGATGGCCTGTTCGGCGATCTGCGGGTAGCGGGCATAGCCACTTTCCATCTGGATGCCCTGTGGCCCGGCGTGACCGACCAACCGGTGTTCAGTTTTGCGCTGTATTTGGTGGCCTTTGACCTGCTGGGCTACTGGGTGCACCGCTGCCAGCACCAGTTTGCCTGGTGGTGGAGCCTGCATGCCCTGCACCACTCGCAGCGGCAGATGACCCTATGGAGCGACAACCGCAACCACCTGCTCGACAGCGTGATCGGAGACGTCATCTTCGCCGTGGCGGCCCAGTTGGTCGGGGTAGCCCCGGGCCAGTTTATTGCCATCGTGGCCTGTACCCAGCTCAGCGAAAGCCTGCAGCACGCCAATCTACGGCTCTGGTTTGGCCAGGTCGGCGAGCGTCTGTGGGTTAGCCCGCGCTTCCACCGGCGGCACCACAGCATCGGCATTGGCCACGAGTCCGCGGGCAAAAATACCCTGGGTGGGCATAATTTCGGCGTGCTCCTGCCCTGGTGGGACATGCTGTTTGGCACCGCCAATTTTGAGTTGCGCTACGACCCCACCGGCATCCGCGACCAACTGGCCGAGGAGGGTGCGCATGACTACGGCCAGGGTTTCTGGCAGCAGCAGTGGCTGGGTCTGCGGCGGTTGTGGACCGTATTGCGTTAA
- a CDS encoding polysaccharide deacetylase family protein, with amino-acid sequence MVLIAACADSISSSGQKPCDKPVYLTFDTGHMGIAPLVAEVLMRQQVQVTFFGAQERTQEGDGSLGEHWAPWWKARAAEGHAFASHTFDHVYWKADVPGTPVQFRVKPSAGPDTDREFTWTAAQYCEEIRHASQRMQALTGQAPLPLFRAPGGKTSPALLAAAQSCGYAHVGWVPAGFLGDELSSERASNPALLAQALRGIRSGDILLAHLGIWSRKDPWAPAVLEPLIVGLKDRGFCFRTLREHPAYTAWIAAHPS; translated from the coding sequence ATGGTATTAATAGCTGCTTGTGCTGATTCCATAAGCTCTAGCGGCCAAAAACCTTGTGATAAACCGGTTTACCTGACATTTGACACCGGCCATATGGGCATCGCCCCTCTGGTGGCCGAAGTGCTGATGCGCCAGCAGGTCCAGGTCACCTTCTTTGGCGCCCAGGAGCGCACGCAAGAGGGCGATGGCAGCCTGGGCGAACACTGGGCACCCTGGTGGAAGGCCCGCGCCGCTGAGGGCCATGCCTTCGCCTCGCACACGTTTGACCACGTCTACTGGAAGGCGGACGTGCCGGGCACACCGGTGCAGTTTCGCGTCAAGCCCTCCGCCGGGCCGGACACCGACCGCGAATTTACCTGGACTGCGGCCCAGTACTGCGAAGAAATCCGCCACGCCAGCCAGCGCATGCAGGCCCTGACCGGCCAGGCCCCGCTGCCGCTGTTTCGCGCGCCTGGCGGCAAGACCTCGCCCGCACTGCTGGCGGCGGCCCAGTCCTGCGGCTATGCGCACGTGGGCTGGGTCCCGGCTGGCTTTCTGGGCGACGAACTGTCCAGCGAGCGTGCCAGCAACCCGGCGCTGCTGGCCCAGGCCCTGCGCGGCATTCGCAGCGGCGACATTTTGCTGGCCCACCTGGGCATCTGGTCGCGCAAAGACCCGTGGGCCCCTGCGGTGCTGGAGCCCCTGATCGTCGGCCTGAAAGATCGCGGCTTTTGCTTCCGCACCCTGCGCGAGCACCCTGCCTACACGGCGTGGATCGCCGCCCACCCTTCATAA
- a CDS encoding YncE family protein: MASVLVVAVAAQAQSTPIFVLNSLDASVSVIDPGSWSETKRIPTGKEPHHMYLSPDEKSLLIANALSDTLTFIDPRTAEIQRVVSGVLDPYQLRFSPNMKWFVTAANRLNHIDIYRWDGKDMVLAKRVATGKTPSHLWIDSKSTTIYSTMQDSDELIAVDLATQTIKWRTPTGAMPADVYGTADDKTLLVGLTGGEGVEVYDVSGKAPVRTKVIATGKGSHAFRAAGDKRHVFVSNRVAYTISKIDLQTLESVATYPAPGGPDCMDVSADGKLLMVTSRWARKLTVIDLESKQVVRQINVGRSPHGVWTLDHAAR, encoded by the coding sequence TTGGCCTCTGTTCTTGTTGTTGCCGTAGCCGCCCAGGCCCAATCCACCCCGATTTTTGTACTTAACTCGCTGGACGCGAGCGTGAGCGTGATCGACCCCGGGAGCTGGAGCGAAACCAAGCGCATCCCCACCGGCAAAGAGCCGCACCACATGTACCTCAGCCCTGATGAGAAGTCGCTGCTGATTGCCAACGCGTTGTCCGACACGTTGACCTTCATCGACCCCAGGACGGCAGAAATCCAGCGCGTCGTAAGCGGCGTGCTGGACCCCTACCAGCTGCGCTTCTCGCCCAATATGAAGTGGTTTGTGACGGCGGCAAACCGCCTCAACCACATCGACATCTACCGCTGGGATGGCAAAGACATGGTCTTGGCCAAGCGCGTGGCTACCGGCAAAACGCCCAGCCATCTGTGGATCGACAGCAAAAGCACCACCATTTACTCCACCATGCAAGACAGCGACGAGCTGATCGCGGTGGACCTGGCGACCCAAACCATCAAATGGCGTACCCCCACTGGCGCCATGCCCGCCGATGTGTATGGCACGGCTGACGACAAAACCCTGCTGGTCGGCCTGACGGGCGGGGAGGGCGTGGAGGTCTACGACGTGTCTGGCAAGGCTCCCGTGCGGACCAAGGTGATTGCGACCGGCAAGGGTTCGCACGCGTTCCGGGCAGCGGGCGACAAGCGCCATGTATTCGTGAGCAACCGGGTGGCCTACACCATCAGCAAGATCGACCTGCAAACCCTGGAGTCGGTAGCCACGTACCCCGCACCCGGTGGGCCGGACTGCATGGATGTGTCGGCCGACGGCAAGCTGCTGATGGTGACATCGCGCTGGGCCCGCAAGCTCACGGTGATCGACCTCGAGTCGAAGCAAGTGGTGCGTCAAATCAATGTTGGAAGGTCTCCCCATGGTGTCTGGACGCTGGACCACGCAGCACGCTAA
- a CDS encoding 16S rRNA pseudouridine(516) synthase, translated as MQLQDILYSQGFGTRRVCAGLVQQGLVEVYPENSALVPVLCTESAMDFDPDGLRFRVQGVDWPYHRQAYVLLNKPTGTECSQKPSTYPSIYTLLPSPLRLRPQKGALQGVQAVGRLDQDTTGLLLLSDDGQFIHRMTSPKKHVPKVYEVTTKHPLDEQQVAKLLAGVVLDDDPKPVRAAACEAVDSHHLRLTLTEGKYHQVKRMLAAVSNRVEGLHRSQMGRFALPADLLPGQWRWLSAEDLAQLSALSV; from the coding sequence ATGCAGCTTCAAGACATTCTTTATTCGCAGGGCTTTGGCACCCGCCGTGTGTGCGCCGGCCTCGTCCAACAAGGCCTGGTGGAGGTTTACCCAGAAAATTCGGCGCTTGTGCCCGTGCTGTGTACAGAGTCAGCTATGGATTTTGATCCAGATGGCCTGCGTTTTCGGGTGCAGGGCGTGGACTGGCCCTACCACCGCCAGGCCTATGTGCTGCTGAACAAGCCGACGGGCACCGAGTGTTCGCAAAAGCCGTCCACCTACCCCAGCATCTATACGCTGCTGCCGTCGCCCTTGCGGCTGCGGCCTCAAAAAGGCGCGCTGCAAGGCGTGCAGGCCGTGGGGCGGTTGGACCAGGACACCACCGGCCTGCTGCTGCTCAGCGACGACGGCCAGTTCATCCACCGCATGACCTCGCCCAAAAAGCATGTGCCCAAGGTGTACGAGGTGACCACCAAGCACCCGCTGGACGAGCAGCAGGTGGCCAAGCTGCTGGCTGGCGTGGTGCTGGACGACGACCCCAAGCCGGTCCGTGCTGCTGCGTGCGAGGCCGTTGACAGCCACCATCTGCGCCTGACGCTGACCGAAGGCAAATACCACCAAGTCAAACGCATGCTGGCCGCGGTAAGCAACCGGGTGGAAGGACTGCACCGTTCGCAAATGGGCCGGTTTGCCCTGCCCGCCGACCTGCTGCCTGGGCAGTGGCGCTGGCTTAGCGCGGAGGATCTGGCGCAGCTGTCGGCGTTGTCGGTCTAG
- a CDS encoding Do family serine endopeptidase, giving the protein MQVLSLQNTKLVLALVAAGAIGGMGGSLLHNMGEARAAAPLVNTASVPAAAMVLPDFSQITTQYGPAVVNISVTSVGKASDDSAETAQRPQRDDPFGNDPFFEFFRRFQQGQGGAPGQKEAPARSQGSGFIVSADGIVMTNAHVVKDAKEVVVKLTDRREFVAKVLGADPKTDIAVLKIDAKNLPVATIGKSSDLKVGEWVLAIGSPYGFENTVTAGVVSAKGRSLPDDSAVPFIQTDAAVNPGNSGGPLFNSRGEVIGINSQIYSRTGGYQGLSFAIPMDLASKVKDQIVAHGKVEHARLGVSVQEVNQALADSFKLDKPEGALVSGVEKDGPGGKAGLQPGDVIRQVDGHAVVSSGDLPAVISQKAPGDKVQLDVWRKGAALAIEARLGNANDKPVQVATSKEAASQGRLGLALRPLQPEELRAAGVANGLLIESSAGAAAIAGVESGDVLLAINGTPVKSIDQVRVAVAKSEKSIALLILRAGDTIFVPVRMG; this is encoded by the coding sequence ATGCAAGTTCTGTCTCTCCAAAATACCAAACTCGTTCTCGCCCTCGTAGCCGCCGGAGCCATTGGGGGCATGGGGGGATCCTTGCTGCACAACATGGGCGAAGCCCGTGCAGCAGCCCCTCTGGTCAACACCGCCAGCGTGCCCGCAGCGGCCATGGTGCTTCCCGATTTCTCGCAGATCACCACCCAGTATGGCCCAGCGGTTGTCAACATCAGCGTGACCAGCGTCGGCAAAGCCAGTGACGACAGTGCGGAAACCGCCCAGCGCCCGCAACGTGACGATCCATTTGGCAACGACCCCTTCTTCGAGTTCTTCCGCCGTTTCCAGCAAGGCCAGGGCGGAGCCCCTGGGCAGAAAGAAGCCCCTGCGCGAAGCCAGGGCTCGGGCTTCATCGTAAGCGCCGACGGCATAGTGATGACCAACGCCCATGTCGTCAAAGATGCCAAGGAAGTGGTTGTCAAACTCACCGACCGCCGCGAGTTCGTCGCAAAAGTACTAGGGGCAGACCCCAAAACCGACATCGCTGTATTAAAGATAGATGCCAAGAACCTGCCGGTGGCTACCATCGGCAAGTCCAGCGACCTGAAAGTCGGCGAGTGGGTCCTGGCCATCGGCTCACCTTACGGATTTGAAAACACCGTCACCGCCGGTGTGGTCAGCGCCAAGGGCCGCTCCTTGCCCGACGACAGTGCAGTGCCGTTCATCCAGACCGACGCTGCCGTCAACCCCGGCAACTCCGGTGGCCCCTTGTTCAATAGCCGAGGGGAGGTGATTGGCATCAACTCCCAGATCTACAGCCGGACCGGTGGCTACCAGGGTTTGTCGTTTGCCATTCCCATGGACCTGGCAAGCAAGGTTAAGGACCAAATCGTCGCCCACGGCAAGGTCGAACATGCGCGCCTGGGCGTCTCGGTGCAAGAGGTCAACCAGGCCCTGGCCGACTCATTCAAACTGGACAAGCCCGAAGGCGCGCTGGTTTCCGGCGTCGAAAAGGACGGCCCCGGGGGCAAAGCCGGACTGCAACCTGGCGACGTGATCCGCCAGGTAGACGGGCATGCGGTGGTGTCATCGGGCGACCTTCCCGCCGTGATCAGCCAGAAGGCGCCCGGTGACAAGGTCCAGTTGGACGTATGGCGCAAAGGCGCCGCGCTGGCGATAGAAGCCCGACTGGGTAACGCCAATGACAAACCGGTTCAGGTCGCCACCAGCAAAGAGGCCGCATCACAGGGCCGACTGGGACTGGCCTTGCGCCCCTTGCAGCCCGAGGAATTGCGTGCTGCAGGTGTCGCCAACGGGCTGCTGATTGAGTCATCCGCTGGCGCGGCGGCCATTGCCGGGGTTGAAAGCGGGGACGTGTTGCTGGCAATCAACGGCACGCCGGTCAAGAGCATTGACCAAGTACGGGTTGCTGTCGCCAAGTCTGAAAAATCAATTGCATTGCTGATCTTGCGTGCAGGCGACACCATCTTTGTGCCGGTGCGGATGGGTTGA